Genomic segment of Chiroxiphia lanceolata isolate bChiLan1 chromosome 18, bChiLan1.pri, whole genome shotgun sequence:
CCACAAATCTGAACACAGATGCTGACTTCACTTGGTCAAGTACCAGTGACTACCATGTATTCCCACAGGATGAATAAGGTGCCTCCAGAGGAGAATGTTGTCCACCTTGCCCGTCACCATTTCAGCAGTGGAGTGCAGGGCTCCCATCTGAGGATCCAGTGGCAACAGTTCCAGGTGGTTCGTGGGGACCCTGCAGTGGTGCAGGACCCACACCAGTCCACTTTCCAGCTCAAAATTTTCATTCAGGAGGTGGAAACCCCATACAAGCAGTGGGTCTTGTCTTCAGCTGCTGAACCACGGTAGCATCATCCCCACGGGGAACACCCACCCATGATGGAAATGAGAAGGGGTCTCAGTCCCGAATTTCCAAAAGACTTATTGGTCCTTGTAGCTCAGATCTTCCATGTTTGTCTCCTTCACCACCACCTCCCCCCACAAGTTCTTCCAACACCCTGAAAGGTCTCAGAAACACTCCAGGTTCCTTCCCCGCTTCCATCTAGCACACCATGAGCCCCATACTCCTCACTGGGGATGGGACAAACCTAATCATAACCACTGGCATTCAGAAAGCTGCAACCCCAGAAGGCAGGGCagagcattttatttctctccatttgGAAACTGGTTTAAAGGAACAAAGCAAAAGCTCTCCAGCCTTCTCTGCTCCCTGAGTCAGTGGGAACACTGCTAACATTAGTCCAGTAACACTGGGTGAGGCCTGAAATCCTCCTTTAATACAGATGATACTGGTACCTGCCTGGAGGAGGGTCTGTGAAGGGTCTGCCTGTCTAAGAGGCTGTTTCTGCTTCAATCACACACAGAAGCATCTTCCAGCAGATAAACCTTGGAATTGTTGTTTCCCCCAAGTTTTATTCATCTAAACACAGGGCCACTGCCACACGGCAGGTCTGGGTTTGCTGCCTCGGCTGGTCCAGCCCTGGCTCAGTAATGGCCTTAGCTACACTGCAGGATGTTCATGGCAGGTGAACATGCTCATCAGCTCCCAACTGAGCCAGATGCAACAGACACCTTGCTCTGATGACCAGAGAGGCAGTCTGAGGCTCCCaatccccctgtgctgggctctgctcacCCCAGCTCTAATCTAAGCGCCCCAGCGAGTTCTTCTATACCCACAGCCTCTTCCTGACATGACACAAAGCAAATGCATGGACAGTTTGTCCTTTAGAGGGAAGTCAGAGGAAAAACTTTGGAAAGTGAATAGCAGATTTGCTCCTTCAGTAAAAAGCTTTCTCGGCCTCAGCTTCCTTCTGCTGCAACTTCCGAATCAGCTCCAGCAAATTCATCTGTAGAGTCAGCTCCTGCAAAGGGAAAGAGACATTTCTATAAGATGATCCCATTACCTGCTACAGGAAGCAGGAAGGACTGGCTTATACTCACCCCTCAAGAGCTACACATTTtaagggaacaaaaaaacccaaccaggCAAATAGAAACCAAAGGCTTCATTGTGTTTAAGCATTTCTCTAGAATATAGAGCAGTAACATTTTAGCAGACCTGCTGCAAACTGTGGCTGTCTTAGGAACCCTAGGGCTTTCAGATTCCTTAAGGATTCAGAAATGCTCTTTCTTCTTGACTGTGATAAATGTGTAAGGGCCATGAGGGCTGGCCAGTTCGGCAGGCTGAGTAGGGGCAGTAGCATTCCCTTGCACCCGCACAGCCACATGCCCCAGAGGATGTTCTCCAagttcctcccctcctccttcgGCAGCATCTCCAACTCCCTgaccctttcccagcacagaagGGTGGGAAGACGAGGGATCGCTTTGGGTACCCTCTAAGTGGGGTCCAAGCAACacatggctgtgctggtgcatcAAATTCCCTGCAGGCATTTCATTCCCCATCAAAAACTCCCTTTTCCATGACTGAAATCAAGTGGAGACACCATCTCCTGTAGTCACCAACATCAGCCTATGATTCCTTTACCATTTGCTCCTTCTTCGTTATGTTTATCATTTATCTCAGAGACAACACAGTGGAGCTGCTAATTCGTAAGCCCAGGGCTGTGACTCAGCCCTGCAGACATGAtgctatgaaaataaaaatctatttttgtaaaaatacatCCAATGCATAAGCAGGCATTTCATACAGACTGGAAGGAAACACATCAGCTGATGGGAACCGTGTGGAGAACAGATTCCAGCAGGGATTTCTTGGTGGCATTCACAGGCACAAACCAAGATCCGGGTTTGGCAGCTATCCTAAAAGCAAACATACACAAACCCAGCAAACAGAAACCCTGCTAAGGGTTATTActtacaaaaacaaaataaaaggcagggcaggagggcgAGAAAGGGCTGCCTGCATTATATAGCTGGGGAAtagcagcacagggaaaatgaGAGGCTTATTCAAGGCTCCACGATTGGGAATCGTGTGGGTGGGTGTTAGAAAAATGTCTGTTTCGCTTCATTTAAGCTGTCTTTTCTCACCAGTAGGTCTTTATCTAACTGACATTTAATCGGCTGAAAAAACAGAGTTAAGAACAGCCTGTCTCTGTGTTCCCTGTTAACTTGTGTGGCTTTACAACAGGACTTGGGAAGTTTTGAGTTTTTTCATTCCTGTGGTGGCATAAAGACAACAGGGACAAACTCAGGTGATTGCTCAGACCTTTTGAGAGCAAATGCACTGGGGAAACTAGGAACAATTCTCTAATCACAGTTTGAGACCAGCTCCAACAAGTCACATGCAAGAAGGAACAAGGTGCCTAATAAACAGACTCCTGAAGCCAGTTTGTACAGTTAAGCTGGATACAAAAACAGTAAATCACTTATTTTCGTGTTATTCAGACCCATTTGAGAGTCACAGGAATGCAGGCTGTTGGTACAGTGTTTCTTCCCTCCACACTGGGAAAAATACTGCAGGAAGTTGGGAATGCTGCCCAGTGGTACCTGGGTTTCTGCTCCTTTGTTACAAACTGGGTAAGAGGTCTGCCCAGGGCACATCACCCACCAGCTGGGAGGCAAAGGACAGATCGTTCTGTCTGACCCAGAGATCCACAATACATTAAcagtgagcttttttttttaaattaaagatatTAACCCAAGAGTACTGTCaaacagaatcatggaatggtttgggttggaatagaccttaaaactcatctcattccatccccctgtcatgggcaggaacaccttccattagaccaggttgctccaagccccatccaacctggccttgaacacttttagggatggggcagccacagcttctttgggaaaacctgtgccagggcctcaccgccctcacagggaagaattccttctcaatatcccatctaaccctgccctctggcagtgggatgccattcccccttgtcctgtcactccaggcccttgtcaaaATACCTCACCCGCCCTGCCTGAACACCAACCTGAGGATTGGTGGTGATGTAGAAGCCAGACACCCCAGCCTTCTCCAGGGTGCTCTGCTGGTCAGTCACTTTTTGGTCCAGCTCTAGGACTATCTTCTCATCCATCATTCGCTGTTCCTCTCGGATCTGTTGCTCCATAGCCTGAAAAACACAACGGTCAATGAAAAAAGTGGAACATCTGCCTTCCTCCTGGCTTTTTCTCATGTCTAACACTTACTGAAACCCAAGGGCAATCCTGAATCCTAATGAGCCCAGTGACTGCAGTGGTCAACCCACACAGCCCCAGGTCTTACCACCTCTACCTGCAAAGCTCCCAGTCGAGAAAATGCAGGGAAGTCATGGGAGCAGCCCgctctctgtgtgtttggagATGAGGAAAGAGCACAAGGAACCAACCAGTGTCCAAATGACTTTTCCTGATGAGCCACTGCCTGAGCTATGGCTGAGCTCAGTCCAACAACTGTGTGCCCCTCTCAAGTGAGGCTAAAGGGAGACTTGGAGGAGTAACACAGGCCACTGAAGCTCATCAGAGTGCCAGCTCGAATGCCTCCCAAAGAATCCCTGGACACTGACACGGAGCTGGAGCTGTAAATCTCACCCAGATCCCATTTATTCATGAAAGGATCTGAATGCTGGGGCTCTATTTTTGAGAGACTGAGAACATTAGCAAACAAGGACTTTACCAGAATAGCTCCAACCAGAAGGACACTGCCCCTCCTGCCTTGCCAACATCTGCCCAAACctcagcagagagaagaaatagaGCCCAGCAAACGTGGATGTCAAAGGCACTCCGGAAATCGGGAGtggaagcagagagcaggaggacTGCAGGAGATGAGCAAAGCCCAGCTCAAATAAACACCtttgtgtgtgcacaggcaAGGTGATACACCCTCACCAGGTGCACTGAGCAGCAGAATTCCCTTGCAAGccacacagaaaaacaggaatCATCACATTCCATCAAAATACAATGGCAGTCTCATTCTTCTATGGTGAGCAGGAGGGtgagggggggattctgcctctctcttctgctcaggtgagaccccacctgcagagctgcttccagctctgggggcccagcacaggaaggatgtggagctgctggagcgagtccagaggaggacatggagatgctctgagggctggagcccctctgctctggagacaagctgggagagctgggggtgttcacctggagaaggctccagagagacctgagagccccttccagtgcctaaaggagctccaagagagatggagagggactctgGACAAGGGACGAAGAGACAGGATAAGggggagtgacaggacaagggttagatgggatattgggaagaaactcatccctgtgagggtggtgaggccctggcccaggttgcccggagaagctgtggctgccccatccctgcaagtgttcaaggccaggttggacagggtttggagcaacctggtctagtggaaggtgtccctgcccaaggcagggggttAGAACAAGGTAATCTTTAaggctccttccaacccaaaccattccatgattctgtgattctcctgCAAGAAATAAATGGCTCAGGTTTCAACATTTCAGTCATGCAATGCTGTCCCTATATAACACAGAGAACAGAGGCATGTGTTCAGCTGGAAATATCCATGAGGTAAAATTATTCTCACTGCACAGAAAGGGAGAAGTCACAAACCCCAGGATCTCCTACACCACTGGCTGGTGATTTAACAGACCTGGGAGGGAAGCTGAATGCATCCATACTGCCACAATTCCTGGGGAAAATCCAGAATTTGAGTGACAGAGATCTCAACCACAAATAGTGTGGGAAAGAGCTGAGGTGTGCCTGAAGCATGGATGTATCCATGGCTCTGCAAAAGGCCTGACCTAATGAAGAGCAAGAGCTACTTCTTGGAACCTTTCCTGGATGCAATTAGCATGTCACAGTGAGTTTCACAAAACCACCTGCTGTTAAGGAGGATGCAGGACTTGGATCCACCAGAAGATGATCCTACACCATCTGCTCCAGAGAAAACACTCAGGGCAGGACCTTATTGGAATAAATGGGAGGAAACTCAAAGCAGCTCAAGGCCcaagagaagaagaagcagaGGGGTGACTGTTCCTTCGCTACAGCATGCTGAGGGACCTAAGTAAGCTCTGTCCTGACACTTTCTTCAGTCCAGGGGTTCATGCCCTTTGCAGGAGATACAATGGATTCACATCCCTCGTTCCCCAGATTTTCCTGCCTCCCAGCCATCTCAGTGTGCTGCCCACACCATCCTCTCCTCCACTTACTCTGCTGGAGGAGTGACTTCCCTTGGgcctgaaaaaaccccaaatttaaGTGTCTCACATTATTTTAGATTTGGCATCTGATTCTGGGTTATAGAAAAGTGCCAAATCTTGAAGAAAACTGAGGCTTAAACACAAGTTTTGCTTCAGCTCTGGTGACTGATAACCCTGTATGATGGACAAAGCTTTTCTAAACACTGCAGGTTCTAATGAGAAGCCAAACATCTAAAACCTACACCTTGTATTACTTTCCCTGGGAGCCCAATCCCAAGCTGTCTAAGTCACTCAGAGACAGAATAACAGGGACAGCTTGGCTTTAGTCACCTTGACAGGAGGAATGTGGAAACACCAAAGGATTCAACAGCGAGTGCTGACACGGTGCTTATCATGGGCAAAGGCAGGAAAGAGCCTCTCTTTAAACAATTCTCATTCGCCTAACATGGAGCAAAATAACTTCCTCCATTTTCCTCCATCAATTAACATAACTGGCTACTTGCCTCTAGCTATCACCAAcataaaaaaaagtcctttggGACTGGACCTACAAGTGCCTTTTCCAAATACCTTGGGATGCTCTCAGAAACGACTGCTACACTTAGGAATCTCGAGGTATTTCCTCCTTATCAATACCACTaacaaaaatgtgatttttttattttgagtatTCTCTGCTTTTGACTTGTTATGACATCATGGCAGATCTCATGCACCTACTCCATGTTTTCTATCACTTGCTTCCTGTACAGGCTTCAGCCTGTCAGACAGTGATGAATCATTAAAGCACTGTGGAGAGCATCGCCTCTGGAGCAGGCTCCCAAACTTCCATGATTCCCAGATCACACCTGGACCACAGCTCTCCTAGATGGCAAGAGCCTGGGCCCTGGGGGGACAAAGGGCAGAGCAAGAGGAGGAGACCTCCAAAATGGGGTGGGGAACCTAGGTCTGTGCTAGCAAGGCCAGTCAGGATGTCTGGCAGCTCCCAAGGCTGCAGGGTGGGAACAGTCAAACCCTCTGGAGATGCTGCGGTGCTCCTGCAGCAACAGGGCTGTGAGACCCCCGGGAAGGGACACGGCTCTGCATCCGccccccccctccatctcccccaCGGCCCTTTCTCACCTCCATCTCCCGCTGCTGCGCGGCGCGGAGCAGCGGCAGGTTGTGGggcctgcagcactgctgggcctCCTTGTGTCGGTGGAACAGCTCCTGCTTCAGCCCTGCCACGGGCACGGGGGGCTCAGGAGGGCACGCTGCTGCCAGGTCCCCCCCAGTGCCATGCCCACCTCCCCCAGTGCCCTTCCCACAACCTGCCCCCCCTGCGGCGTCACTTCCCACAGTCCCCTTGTGCCTTCACAACCCAGCCCTCAGGGCTCTCCCCCCAGCAAGGCACCCACACCCTGCCTCGCCCAGCTGTCACCCCCACCacccctcagtgtccccagaACGTgacccccgtgtccccccccctcCAGTGCCCCCACAACCTGCCCCCCCCCGTGTCACCCCCCACCTCACAAATGCCCCAGGCCCGTCTCCCACCGCAGGGTCTCCACCgcctccctgcagtgctgccctcaCTGCTCCCGAGCTGACTTCCAGCGTACCCCCGTGCCCCAGGACCGCCCCGCTGTGTCCCCCCGCCCCAGCGCCGCCCTCCTTCCTCCCGTGTCCCGGGATCGCCCCCCGGAATCGCCTCCGGGCCCCGGGTACCGCGGTGCTCGCTGTGCAGCTGCCGCCGTTGGCTGTAGAGGTTCTTCTCGGTGAGGTGCTGGATCTCCAGGAGCCCCTGTACGATCTCGAACACCGTCCCGTCCAGCAGCGCCAGCGCCAGCTCGGAGAGCGTAGTGTACGAGAGGCgctgctggcaggggctgcGAGAGCGCACCGGGTCAGCGCGGGCGCCGCGAgcagcccccgccccgccgcgccgcgctTACCTGGGCAGCGCCTTGACGAGCGCCTGCAGCTCGGCCAGGAGCCGGCGGTGCCGCTCCTGCTGCCGGGACAGGACATGCTGCGACTGCTCCTGCTCGGCCTCCAACCCGCCGGGCCGCGCCATGGCCGCCCCA
This window contains:
- the LOC116795991 gene encoding protein DGCR6 yields the protein MARPGGLEAEQEQSQHVLSRQQERHRRLLAELQALVKALPSPCQQRLSYTTLSELALALLDGTVFEIVQGLLEIQHLTEKNLYSQRRQLHSEHRGLKQELFHRHKEAQQCCRPHNLPLLRAAQQREMEAMEQQIREEQRMMDEKIVLELDQKVTDQQSTLEKAGVSGFYITTNPQELTLQMNLLELIRKLQQKEAEAEKAFY